Below is a window of Vicinamibacterales bacterium DNA.
GGAGCTGGCCTGTCACGCGTGGTGCCGGCCGCTCGCGCCGGTGATGGGCGCGCTGGTTCGTCCGTTCGTCTTTCTCGATCGCCACGTGCCCGCGGTCCGCAGACATGGCTACCTGCTGGCGACCGTCGCCACCAAACGCCTCCGATAGTTCAGCCCACCCGCTCGAACGCAACCGTGCGGGCAAAGAGATTCGGCGTCGCCCTGCGGCTCGCCTGGAGCCAGACGCGCGACTGGGCCGCGGGATCGTCGTCGCGGTCGTTCGACCACCAGTCCGCGTTGACGCGCGCCGGCGCCGGCAGGCTGAAGCCCGTCAGATCCTCGATCTCGGCAAACGTCAGCACGACCAGGTCGGCATAGCGACCCTTCAGATACGCGTACAGCGCGGCATACTGAGATTCCGGTGCAGATAAGGTCATGGCTGCGATGCTAGCGCGACCGCGGCCGGATTGGACGTACCGAATTGCACTGTGCGTTACTGAACAGCTCGCGACGCGGCGCCTCGCGTACGCTCGGCAGCTCGAAAGGAAAACATGCTGTCAACAATCGTCGTCATTCTGCTCGTCCTCTGGCTGCTCGGCCTCGTCACTTCGTACACCATGGGTGGACTCATCCACATTCTGCTGGTGATCGCTATCATCGTGGTGCTGGTCCGGGTCATCCAGGGCCGCAATCCCATCAGTCT
It encodes the following:
- a CDS encoding lmo0937 family membrane protein; this encodes MLSTIVVILLVLWLLGLVTSYTMGGLIHILLVIAIIVVLVRVIQGRNPISL